The Synechococcales cyanobacterium T60_A2020_003 genome includes a window with the following:
- a CDS encoding helix-turn-helix domain-containing protein, with the protein MAPKRLTEAEKQEILDLYRRPEESTSTLASRFGVSNSTISRIVKQGIPDEEYEILVQQKRSGPRMDFESADFAAPSSHARGAIADQLPIFEFPDAGNGKVKPAKPVKSEKLDVHVLEEIEEDLMDVKHRYDEMEALSDEDELDELDDEDDLDILDEDDDLDDLEDEDGDFAIASIVSSQAQVEILPFASAKLPRTCYVVVDRSSELITRPLKEFAELGQIPEDEIQAKTLPIFDNHRVARRFSRRMQRVVKVPDGRMFYKVTESLQSKGITRLLIDGQVYSLT; encoded by the coding sequence ATGGCTCCTAAACGACTGACAGAAGCAGAAAAACAAGAGATTCTTGACCTCTATCGTCGTCCAGAGGAGTCTACGTCTACTCTGGCGAGTCGTTTTGGGGTAAGCAACAGCACCATCAGCCGCATTGTGAAACAGGGTATCCCTGACGAAGAATATGAAATCCTAGTCCAGCAAAAGCGCTCTGGGCCGCGCATGGATTTTGAAAGTGCTGATTTTGCCGCTCCATCGTCTCACGCTCGGGGAGCGATCGCCGATCAGTTGCCTATTTTTGAGTTTCCCGATGCAGGGAATGGCAAGGTCAAGCCTGCTAAGCCCGTTAAATCCGAAAAGCTGGATGTCCATGTGCTGGAAGAGATTGAAGAAGATTTGATGGATGTCAAGCATCGCTACGACGAGATGGAAGCCCTCAGCGATGAAGATGAATTGGATGAGCTGGATGATGAGGACGACCTTGACATTCTCGACGAAGATGACGATCTAGACGATCTAGAGGATGAGGATGGGGATTTTGCGATCGCCAGCATTGTCTCCTCCCAAGCTCAAGTCGAAATCCTGCCGTTTGCCAGTGCAAAGTTGCCCCGCACCTGCTACGTCGTGGTGGATCGCTCCTCTGAGTTGATTACCCGTCCTCTAAAGGAATTTGCGGAACTGGGGCAGATCCCAGAGGATGAGATCCAGGCCAAAACCCTCCCTATTTTTGATAACCATCGCGTGGCCCGACGCTTTTCGCGGCGCATGCAGCGGGTGGTGAAGGTTCCCGATGGGCGGATGTTTTACAAAGTGACCGAGTCGCTGCAATCCAAAGGAATC